One Nymphaea colorata isolate Beijing-Zhang1983 chromosome 12, ASM883128v2, whole genome shotgun sequence genomic window, TTCGTGTAATGGCGGTACACAGGACTTGGGTGGATTGGAAAGAAGAGGCTGGAAGTTTGTTTCTTAATGGTATCGTTATTTGAGAGAATCCAGTCTTTCAGTTCACCATCTCTATTGATAGCATACGTTAgcctaaaatttatgaaatcaTGATACAGTGTATGTTTCGATGGGCTCAAACTTCAAACTCCATTTAACTTATATCCAAGAGTATCTACTAATAAGAATCCAAGAGTACCTAGTAATAACACTTGTACCTAACCACGTGGATGCAGGTAGGACTCAGTAGAAATATCGATTCTCCCTACTGTATTGACGTGATACGGTGATAGTACAATATAAGGATGTGAatcttgttttgcatggttTGCAGTCTATATTCCATATTTTGTCATTCAAGAGAATTGTTGTATTACATACTGCATCCATTTTTCACTTAATCTCTTACAAGTCTCTGAGTCAGTAGCTGCAAATTTTGTGAGTATTGTGTATGTTATGCATGTATTAAACTAGAGAACTATTTTCAGTGTTGTCACTTGTCAGGTTTGTTTTCCAGGTCTATGAATTTTCTTGGCTATTACTGCTTCCTTGACAGTTTCCCTAATGGACACAATCGTGCAGGACATCATTTTTGCTGATTTTGAGTTCTTTGATCCCAAGCCTAGTGATTTTCATGGAGTAAAAAATTTGTTACGCACTTATCTGGACTCGAAGCAGTGGGACTTGAGTGATTTTGTGGATATGATATTGGGGCAGCCAACTGTAGGTACAGTGGTTAGGAtcgatggtgatgatgatgacaacCTATTTGCTGTTATTACAGCCCTTAATATGGACAGATATAAGGTAAGCTTTCCtgtgttcctttttctttctgcattGCTCAAATGCATTGTCAGCAACTACAGTATTCAAGTCGTCTTTATGATGATGAAGATTTTCTACACAAATAGAAGATTACATTCACAAGAGTTATCCTAACATAAAACTGGCATAAGTTATGCCCTGCTGGTTTCATATTCTTCTACTTCCACTTGACAAAATTTGTGTTGAGGTCAGGTAGAATCAGCGGATAAGCCACTTGGTTAATTTTAGTGTGAATGCTTGAAGTGGATCATTTAGAAGTGTTTGTTCTGCAAATTTTTTGGTAATTAAATAAAAGTATTATTTACCTTGTTGAGGCATGACATTTAATGATTTTGCTTCTCATTGAGTGAAATTACTTATTGAGATTATATAATCAACCTGCAGGATTTATGTGTTATGTGACTGGTATGTTGGAACTCTTGCCAAGCTGCTACTTGAGTAACCTCAATGAACGACTGTGACTCATTGTAATCCGTGCAGATCAGGATTAGCATAGTTTCAAGGCCTTCTTTACTAGACGGAAAGAACGGATTTGCAAGATTTTTTGTCACATTTACTAATTATCGTCTCTTGCATCAGGATCATAAATGCATTATGGAGCTTAAGGAATTTCTATTACAAATCTGTCATGACAATGATCTGCGGACTTGTCTGAGGACAATGTTACAAGAACGTGCACAAGATGTAGGTCTTTTGGTTTCTCAGCGTATGATAAACCTTCCAATAGAGCTTTTGCCTCCACTGTATGAtgctttgtttgatgaaatATCATGGGCCACAGAAGATGAGGTAGGATTTTACTTTCTGCTGCATACGTTGTCTGTTATGTCTGCCTCccttcttttcctgttttcaGCTTTATATAATAAATTGCTCACTGTCTGAAGACTCTGAACAAACTAACTTATTTGTTTCCGTGTATAGCCAACAGAGGAGTTGCGTAAATCATTTTGCTTTAAATACTATCTCATTGTCACAAGATTCTACAAggtttgcctctctctctctctctcacactctctctctctctctcacattctAGCATTGATTGTAGTTGCATATTTGGAAGCACGTGATTACTTGAGTATGCGGTCTTCAGTTTGGAAATGAAGTCTGGATAATCTTTTCAGTTTGTGGATGTTGGAATCATGGAAACCTGATTGATCGTTGCTTTGTTCCATCTTTTTTACACTCATTTGCAGAAGAAAACTGGACAGAGCAATAGGATGAGGAATGATCAGACTGAAGAATCAGTGATATATGTTAAAATAGAAGATGAAATTTTCCATAAGGTATTCTAAATTGAGTAGCTAATCTATATCATCTTTCATTTTGTGGTCTGTGGTTAACAACACATTTACTGATACACTGattttctaattaaaatattCAGCTATGTTCATGGTCGTTTACCTTTCCTACTGAGCAGATTGTTGCTAACGAGGTAGTGAttcttttgttccttttcaCTGCAATTTATGCTTTAATTTCACTAGCAAAGTTGGCTGATTTTTCCtgtatttaatttttaactacCATGGAGATAGTTTGCATCTCTTGTTACCCTGTCTGTTTCCATGCATAGATGCTTTTATCATCAACGTACATCCATGTGAGAGAATTATTGTGCATCTCACCAGTTACCACTTCAAAGATATGCTTTTGCAATGGGATTGCATCAAGGCGAACTAAGGAAAACTCAACGATCGTGTCAATCCTTGCAGAAATGCATTTCAGTAACCAAAAAGAAAGTACATAAAAAATGTATAGGTTTAACCATGAGGCCTGCCTTATTTTTCTGGGAACCGTATCTCAGTCAGTGCAACCTTCTTTGGTGAAACAAAAGAACTTCCTTTAGCAGGACTTAGGTTTCTATACATGGGTTGGCAAATGGTGGCATTATAATTTATGCTTGTGTATTTTATTGTGATATTGTGTTCTTTTTCACAGAAGACTTTTGATGATTTGGTTTCATGAATGATATTTCACATACAAGGGTTGTTACAGTGGGAAAAGGATGTCAACTCTCTCTATTTATAGTGCTTC contains:
- the LOC116266474 gene encoding protein BCCIP homolog; translated protein: MPPRRPARRSGRPRLPAFSSFARFVKVSAKPRRRRRSLTEHRPKSLSEKFVQLKKKDGRESSENSLDNDEDIIFADFEFFDPKPSDFHGVKNLLRTYLDSKQWDLSDFVDMILGQPTVGTVVRIDGDDDDNLFAVITALNMDRYKDHKCIMELKEFLLQICHDNDLRTCLRTMLQERAQDVGLLVSQRMINLPIELLPPLYDALFDEISWATEDEPTEELRKSFCFKYYLIVTRFYKKKTGQSNRMRNDQTEESVIYVKIEDEIFHKLCSWSFTFPTEQIVANELRNYMCLGLVMMVESEKISAYRDELKSLVNGS